A window from Mytilus galloprovincialis chromosome 8, xbMytGall1.hap1.1, whole genome shotgun sequence encodes these proteins:
- the LOC143041905 gene encoding uncharacterized protein LOC143041905, with protein sequence MITKQVNIKLGTMRGRKPKTELNNNHVSNGAVKHVKKDKKKTNQNNQQMLVNVLLGFLGVIIACGVFLFITRDLVPEYERNPFERTKKEAPVENKRSDDASSKVINKKNTHQQRNDDASSNIINKKNSHQQRNDDTSSKTIDKENAHQQKDSILTEQSMMEEIINQNPHKTVDEQEKVSSNGWREADPRVIAKYDSTICNIEKRKIEDLSSEEFEKVYRYKKPVIVIFPNGTEDWAEADKWTVSNLKKEYGDFRIYSGNAREIVRRGGNGEVGSSFSEFVDKLIQQEDETGEPLYVFDRNFYNSSTLPKTLKPPSIFKIQNGIDDSIFFLGASRSGVSFHKHADSWNGVLYGRKRWFLYPIDHTPPGGVFTGYTMLEWFDMVYPKIKAEEDKPIECVQAAGEILYLPEGFYHGTINIGDTVAIGIQKKESTLGIQKLFYEDRYLGEMLAKSKTSEERTEWSRKFIELYTTILELLPESTEVMQNIAELLPNVDRKRASLDMVNKVLKKDPYFLMAILHKAELLMNMNEAYKAEELLQEALQLNPELFDTRVMYGRLLYDTGRPEEAVFHFRKATELRPNNIHFWNYLKNAQIASDDDRGAEESDEIISYLKSFED encoded by the exons ATGATTACGAAACAAGTGAATATAAAATTAGGCACGATGAGAGGCAGAAAACCGAAAACCGAACTGAACAACAATCATGTTTCAAATGGagctgttaaacatgttaaaaaagataaaaagaaaacaaatcaaaataaccAACAGATGTTAGTTAATGTTTTATTAGGATTTCTAGGAGTTATTATTGCATGTGGAGTGTTTCTATTCATAACAAGAGACCTCGTTCCCGAATATGAAAGGAATCCTTTTGAAAGAACTAAAAAAGAGGCTCCAGTTGAGAATAAAAGAAGTGATGATGCTTCGAGTAAAGTTATTAATAAGAAAAATACTCATCAACAAAGAAATGATGATGCTTCGAGTAATATTATTAACAAGAAAAATTCTCATCAacaaagaaatgatgatacttcGAGTAAGACTATTGATAAGGAAAATGCTCATCAACAGAAAGATTCAATACTGACGGAACAAAGTATGATGGAAGAAATAATTAATCAAAACCCACACAAGACGGTAGATGAGCAAGAGAAAGTGTCGTCGAATGGTTGGAGAGAAGCTGACCCACGTGTCATAGCTAAATATGATTCGACAATTTGTAATATAGAAAAACGGAAAATCGAAGACCTCTCAAGTGAAGAATttgaaaaagtatacagatataaaAAGCCGGTCATTGTTATTTTTCCAAATGGAACGGAAGACTGGGCAGAGGCAGATAAATGGACTGTGTCCAACCTGAAAAAAGAGTATGGCGATTTTAGAATATATTCCGGTAATGCGCGGGAGATTGTACGCAGAGGAGGAAATGGAGAAGTAGGGTCGTCCTTCTCTGAATTTGTGGATAAGTTAATACAACAAGAAGATGAAACAGGGGAACCATT gTATGTGTTTGACAGAAATTTCTACAATTCCTCCACACTGCCAAAAACCTTGAAGCCTCCAAGTATCTTTAAAATACAG AATGGAATCGACGACAGCATATTCTTTTTGGGAGCTTCCAGAAGTGGAGTGTCATTCCATAAACATGCAGATTCTTGGAATGGTGTATTATATGGCAGAAAAAGGTGGTTCCTATATCCTATAGATCATACACCACCTGGAG GTGTGTTCACTGGATATACAATGTTAGAATGGTTTGACATGGTTTATCCAAAGATAAAAGCTGAAGAAGATAAACCTATAGAATGCGTACAAGCAGCGGGAGAAATACTTTATCTT CCTGAAGGATTTTACCACGGAACAATCAATATTGGAGATACAGTTGCTATTGGGATACAGAAAAAGGAGAGCACTTTAGGAATACAAAAATTGTTCTACGAAG aTCGTTATTTAGGTGAAATGCTGGCAAAAAGTAAAACCTCTGAAGAGAGAACAGAATGGTCcagaaaatttatagaattatATACAACAATACTCGAGTTGTTACCgg AAAGCACTGAAGTTATGCAAAACATCGCAGAATTATTACCTAATGTAGACAGAAAGAGGGCTAGTTTGGATATGGTAAACAAAGTACTAAAGAAAGATCCATATTTCCTGATGGCTATTCTACATAAAGCTGAATTATTAATGAAT ATGAATGAAGCATATAAGGCAGAAGAATTGCTACAGGAGGCATTACAATTGAACCCAGAATTATTTGATACACGTGTCATGTATGGACGTTTACTCTACGATACAGGTAGACCAGAAGAAGCAGTTTTTCATTTCAGAAAG GCCACAGAACTTCGACCGAATAACATACACTTCTGGAATTATTTAAAGAATGCACAGATAGCCAGTGATGATGATAGAGGAGCTGAAGAATCAGATGAAATCATATCATATTTGAAAAGCTTTGAAGACTAG